One genomic region from Bacillus aquiflavi encodes:
- a CDS encoding alpha/beta fold hydrolase has translation MPYFQYNKINIFFDDKGTGIPLVFIHPPGMGRKVFYHQYSLSKHFRILTPDLSGHGDTSGALEHVTMKNFASEIRALLDHLSIAKAVICGYSSGGCVAQEFALSYQDRTLGLILAGGFPEIRSAVLRYEHQIGMYFIKNFPSAIKFAIAAAHTLEPNLRNMLKEHMDQANRKVWFDFYNRSLHFSCVDRLPQLKIPLLLIYGAKDFTNQHIRAYRRVTSFQAAFIKKAHHQLPFKNWQLFNQIITGFVVDHFSTDEQS, from the coding sequence ATGCCCTATTTTCAATATAATAAAATAAATATTTTTTTTGATGATAAAGGTACAGGAATTCCGCTCGTATTTATTCATCCTCCTGGAATGGGCCGAAAAGTATTTTATCATCAATACTCTCTCAGTAAACATTTTCGGATTTTAACTCCCGATTTAAGCGGTCATGGAGACACTTCCGGTGCTTTAGAACATGTAACGATGAAAAATTTCGCCTCCGAGATTCGGGCGTTATTAGATCATTTATCAATTGCTAAAGCAGTCATTTGTGGTTATTCTTCTGGAGGATGTGTCGCCCAAGAATTTGCTCTTTCTTATCAAGACCGCACTTTAGGGCTAATTTTGGCGGGCGGATTTCCAGAAATAAGATCAGCTGTATTACGGTATGAGCATCAAATCGGAATGTATTTTATAAAAAACTTTCCAAGTGCTATTAAATTTGCAATTGCCGCTGCTCATACATTAGAGCCGAATTTACGCAATATGTTAAAAGAGCATATGGATCAAGCGAACCGAAAAGTATGGTTTGATTTTTATAATCGTTCATTGCACTTTTCATGCGTGGACAGACTGCCTCAATTAAAAATCCCTTTACTATTAATTTATGGCGCAAAAGATTTCACAAACCAGCATATTCGAGCTTATCGGAGAGTGACTTCATTTCAAGCTGCTTTTATTAAAAAAGCACACCACCAATTGCCCTTTAAAAATTGGCAGCTATTTAACCAAATCATTACTGGGTTTGTTGTTGACCATTTTTCAACAGATGAGCAATCATAA